In Amia ocellicauda isolate fAmiCal2 chromosome 7, fAmiCal2.hap1, whole genome shotgun sequence, one genomic interval encodes:
- the LOC136753965 gene encoding stonustoxin subunit alpha: MASGINETIETASLGRPFQLGMLYDCRTETLIPDTTLWSTKTVTESRQVKSQINTESQVFVTDSNKHNVSALKVNSSLKASLLAGLVEVGGAAKYFNDRTKSNNQVRVTLKYYTTTRYEQLNMTDLAKRKVSSPRVFKEGTATHVVTAVLYGAEAYCVFGREVSAEENKKDVEGELKLALDELKYDTIKTVFSVKRNREGKSTVKNFSCIFYGDLQMSENPFTFDEAIKVYSKLPQLLGKDGEKAVPVKAWLYPLAKLNSNAARLIRQISDSCVQYFQRAIEKLDEVEIKCNDLLNDPVAKTLPLFKGHIQTLKEVTDQYKVFFSKQIADILPSIRGGQREEEDIKDVLSQNDGSPFNPQRINQWIKKKETNMNTVRGFLTTLQTSEIEIMSPEKIEQERSNPNVEMVVCFTFTSLHPPEPYLLDLVITGGKVEYKTQKKANWESLAVTGIEDTVTVSGLQPNTEYELRSTAQGKLGYTEYISPLLQNRLACCRCSTVLITVLDVSETCCKACNSYRKKN; encoded by the exons ATGGCTTCGGGAATAAATGAGACCATTGAGACAGCATCACTTGGCAGACCTTTCCAGTTAGGCATGTTATACGACTGCCGAACAGAAACCCTTATTCCAG acaCCACATTGTGGAGTACCAAAACAGTAACTGAGAGCAGACAGGTTAAATCACAGATTAATACAGAGTCACAGGTCTTCGTCACAGATTCCAATAAGCACAATGTCTCTGCGCTAAAGGTGAATTCCTCACTTAAAGCAAGTCTGCTGGCAGGGCTTGTAGAAGTAGGTGGAGCTGCCAAGTACTTCAATGACAGGACGAAATCCAACAACCAGGTCAGAGTCACTCTGAAGTACTACACCACAACCAGATATGAACAACTCAACATGACCGACTTGGCAAAAAGAAAAGTGTCCAGCCCGCGTGTGTTTAAGGAAGGTACAGCGACCCATGTGGTCACTGCGGTGCTGTATGGAGCGGAGGCCTACTGTGTTTTTGGCAGAGAGGTGTCTGCAGAGGAGAACAAAAAAGACGTGGAGGGAGAACTGAAACTCGCTTTAGACGAGTTGAAGTACGATACAATCAAGACAGTTTTTTCCGTGAAAAGGAATCGAGAAGGGAAGTCTACCGTCAAGAATTTCAGCTGTATATTTTATGGGGATCTTCAGATGTCTGAAAATCCGTTCACTTTCGACGAAGCCATCAAAGTTTACAGTAAACTCCCACAACTGCTTGGAAAAGATGGAGAAAAAGCGGTGCCTGTGAAGGCCTGGCTTTACCCTCTGGCAAAGCTGAACTCAAATGCTGCGAGGCTCATAAGACAGATAAGTGATAGTTGTGTTCAGTATTTCCAGAGGGCTATAGAGAAGCTGGACGAAgttgaaattaaatgtaacgACCTGTTGAATGACCCTGTCGCAAAGACGTTACCTCTTTTCAAAGGCCATATTCAAACTCTGAAGGAAGTGACAGACCAGTACAAAGTGTTTTTCAGTAAACAAATTGCGGACATTCTGCCATCCATCCGTGGTGGTCAAAGAGAGGAGGAAGACATTAAAGATGTTTTATCACAAAATGATGGGTCTCCTTTTAACCCACAGAGGATCAATCAGTGGataaagaagaaagaaacaaacatgaaCACTGTAAGAGGCTTCCTCACTACACTGCAAACCAGTGAGATCGAGATCATGTCTCCAGAGAAAATAGAACAGGAGAGATCTAACCCCAATGTTGAGATGGTGGTTTGCTTTACATTCACCTCCCTCCATCCGCCTGAGCCGTACCTGTTGGATCT CGTGATAACTGGAGGCAAGGTGGAgtataaaacacagaaaaaggcAAACTGGGAGTCTCTTGCTGTCACAGGCATAGAGGACACAGTCACTGTGTCAGGGCTGCAGCCAAACACGGAGTATGAGCTCAGGTCCACAGCACAGGGCAAGCTGGGCTACACT